One Dethiosulfovibrio faecalis genomic region harbors:
- the prfB gene encoding peptide chain release factor 2 (programmed frameshift) has translation MNNISTSAVLEELQALLSDLQESLDLPSLRGETGRLHEIMALPDFWGRDDAQRISTDLARLENRISSWDRMRSEYQDLVVLAELLDEEDDQELKAEFSSRSESLSRSMEAFSMELLLNGDYDGNNAIMTVHAGSGGLDSQDWAEMLYRMYLRWCESNDYKTKILDYQRDEEGGIKTVTLLVEGDFAYGYLQSEVGVHRLVRISPFDTAKRRHTSFASVDVAPELPDNVEVDIRTEDLRVDTFRSSGAGGQHVNMTDSAVRITHIPTGIVVSCQNERSQHMNKAVAMQVLRGKLYERSMLERQDALDSLHDKKEISWGSQIRSYVLHPYTMVKDHRTGEETGNAAAVLDGDLERFILSYLRWRKR, from the exons GTGAATAATATATCCACATCCGCTGTATTGGAGGAACTTCAGGCTCTGCTGTCGGACCTGCAGGAAAGTCTT GACCTGCCTTCATTAAGAGGCGAAACCGGCAGACTTCACGAGATAATGGCTTTGCCCGATTTCTGGGGAAGAGACGATGCCCAGCGAATATCCACCGATCTAGCCAGGCTGGAGAACAGGATCTCCTCTTGGGACAGGATGAGATCCGAGTATCAGGATCTGGTCGTCCTGGCGGAGCTTCTGGACGAGGAGGACGACCAGGAGTTGAAAGCGGAGTTTTCCTCCAGGTCCGAGAGCCTCTCCAGGTCGATGGAGGCTTTCAGCATGGAGCTTCTCCTGAACGGGGACTACGACGGTAACAACGCTATAATGACAGTCCATGCCGGTTCCGGAGGGCTGGACTCTCAGGACTGGGCGGAGATGCTATACAGGATGTACCTCCGTTGGTGTGAGTCCAATGACTATAAAACCAAGATCCTGGACTATCAGAGAGACGAGGAAGGTGGCATCAAAACGGTGACTTTGTTGGTCGAAGGCGATTTCGCCTACGGTTATCTCCAGTCGGAGGTGGGGGTTCATCGTTTGGTTCGCATATCTCCTTTCGATACCGCGAAAAGAAGACACACCAGTTTCGCCTCGGTAGATGTCGCTCCAGAGCTTCCTGACAACGTCGAGGTGGATATCAGGACCGAGGATCTGCGCGTAGACACCTTCCGGTCTAGTGGAGCAGGGGGTCAGCACGTCAATATGACCGATTCGGCGGTTCGCATAACCCATATCCCGACCGGTATAGTCGTATCCTGTCAGAACGAGCGATCTCAACATATGAACAAGGCGGTGGCGATGCAGGTGCTGAGGGGAAAACTATACGAGAGATCTATGTTGGAAAGACAGGATGCCCTGGATAGCCTCCATGACAAGAAGGAGATCTCATGGGGCAGCCAGATAAGGTCCTATGTTCTTCACCCCTACACCATGGTCAAGGATCATAGGACAGGCGAGGAGACGGGAAATGCCGCTGCGGTCCTGGACGGGGACCTGGAGCGGTTCATCCTGTCCTATCTCAGATGGAGAAAGAGATGA
- the pyrF gene encoding orotidine-5'-phosphate decarboxylase, producing the protein MHRDDELPLIMALDLETLADARKTLNLVRGKLDYVKIGPRLFALGGVHFVKEMVDYGFKVFLDLKLHDIPNTIRLAVEAFGGIGLWSLTLHAAGGRRMLEEAVAARDRMGSSMKLFGISVLTSFNEEVWSEATPGCPMEEALRQRAWLCDDSGLDGVVCSPLDLPVIKDRVSPGLLKVVPGVRLTSLGDDQTRIATPCQAIKNGADYVVMGRPIYKADDIESAMNVIGDSIREGLKG; encoded by the coding sequence ATGCACCGAGACGACGAGCTTCCCCTGATAATGGCCCTGGACCTCGAGACCCTGGCGGATGCCAGAAAGACGTTGAATCTAGTGAGGGGGAAACTTGATTACGTAAAGATAGGTCCGAGACTTTTCGCCCTCGGGGGAGTCCATTTCGTAAAGGAGATGGTGGACTATGGCTTCAAGGTCTTCCTCGATCTCAAACTCCACGACATACCTAACACCATACGTCTAGCGGTGGAGGCTTTCGGAGGGATAGGACTTTGGTCCCTGACTCTGCACGCGGCGGGAGGTCGAAGGATGCTGGAGGAAGCTGTGGCTGCAAGGGATAGAATGGGTTCCTCTATGAAACTTTTCGGTATCTCGGTGCTGACCAGCTTCAACGAAGAGGTCTGGTCGGAGGCGACCCCTGGTTGTCCCATGGAAGAGGCCTTGAGGCAGAGGGCATGGCTGTGCGACGACTCCGGACTCGACGGAGTGGTCTGCTCTCCTCTGGACCTTCCGGTGATAAAAGACAGAGTCAGCCCCGGACTTCTCAAGGTGGTTCCCGGGGTCAGACTGACCTCTCTGGGAGACGACCAGACCAGGATAGCCACTCCCTGCCAGGCTATAAAGAACGGTGCGGACTACGTAGTGATGGGACGTCCAATATACAAGGCGGACGACATAGAATCGGCCATGAACGTTATAGGGGATTCAATAAGAGAGGGGCTCAAGGGATGA
- the tmk gene encoding dTMP kinase: MRQLSLAHRSGLFISLEGIDGCGKSTQAMLLRDHLEERGRSVVLTKEPGDWSHGGEIRRILLDGDLRHEHTELFLFMADRCEHLLQVVIPALDRGDIVICDRYTDSTLAYQCFGRGLDLPFVEGLFDWSRFPVPDMTIWIDVPLSCSLGRISSRGKLDRIEEDSAFLDRVRFGFQSLSESYEDRIIRIDGEGEEHVVFSRLMESLEGLIPWQL; the protein is encoded by the coding sequence ATGCGACAATTGTCTTTAGCGCATCGTTCGGGGTTGTTCATATCTCTGGAAGGTATCGATGGCTGTGGGAAATCGACCCAGGCCATGTTGTTGAGAGATCACCTGGAGGAACGAGGGCGTTCCGTGGTCCTTACCAAGGAGCCTGGAGACTGGTCCCACGGCGGGGAGATCAGGCGTATACTCCTCGACGGGGATCTCCGTCACGAGCACACCGAGCTTTTCCTGTTCATGGCGGACAGATGCGAGCATCTTCTGCAGGTAGTGATTCCCGCCCTGGATAGAGGCGACATAGTCATATGCGACAGATACACCGACTCCACCCTGGCATATCAGTGTTTCGGAAGGGGGCTGGATCTGCCCTTCGTGGAGGGGCTTTTCGATTGGAGTAGGTTCCCCGTTCCCGACATGACCATCTGGATAGACGTTCCGCTTTCCTGTTCTCTGGGTAGAATCAGCTCGAGAGGAAAACTCGATCGCATAGAGGAGGACTCCGCTTTTCTCGATAGAGTTCGGTTCGGTTTTCAGTCGCTGAGTGAGAGCTATGAGGATAGAATTATAAGGATCGACGGAGAGGGAGAGGAACACGTCGTCTTTTCCCGCTTGATGGAGTCCTTGGAGGGGTTGATTCCTTGGCAGCTATAA
- the selD gene encoding selenide, water dikinase SelD: MPRLTEMSRTSGUAAKIGPADLNEVLKAFPVPEDDRLITTWDCGEDAALWEIDENRVGILTLDFITPVVDDPKAWGEIAAANAISDVFAMGGRPFVALNIVAFPINCLPLDTLKGVMEGGYSKVIDSGAFLMGGHSVEDEEPKYGLCVFGEVERDSLWKTTGANPGDLLILTKPLGSGIIATAVKADMVDDPAWAQDATKWMSKLNDLPLKMPRSMRKTIKSCTDVTGFGLAGHCLDMLSSKKVNLELESEKLPLMDGALNLASMGLLPAGAYTNRSLYEGRVDGLDSMGEKADFLFDPQTSGGLLLTVPPDKSEELMELAIENGFEKATVIGRFKEGDGRIQIV, encoded by the coding sequence ATGCCTCGACTGACCGAGATGTCAAGGACGAGCGGCTGAGCCGCAAAGATAGGTCCGGCGGACCTAAACGAGGTATTGAAGGCCTTTCCAGTCCCCGAAGACGACCGTCTTATAACGACCTGGGACTGCGGAGAGGACGCTGCTCTTTGGGAGATAGACGAGAATAGGGTCGGTATACTCACACTGGATTTCATAACCCCCGTGGTGGACGATCCCAAAGCCTGGGGAGAGATAGCGGCGGCCAACGCCATAAGCGACGTATTCGCCATGGGGGGCAGACCTTTCGTAGCCCTCAACATCGTCGCCTTCCCCATAAACTGTCTTCCCCTGGATACCCTAAAGGGTGTAATGGAAGGAGGTTACTCGAAGGTAATCGACTCTGGTGCCTTCCTCATGGGGGGACACAGTGTAGAGGACGAAGAGCCCAAGTACGGGCTCTGTGTTTTCGGAGAGGTGGAAAGAGACTCCCTCTGGAAGACGACCGGAGCGAACCCGGGGGACCTGCTCATACTGACCAAACCCCTGGGAAGCGGCATAATAGCAACCGCGGTAAAGGCAGATATGGTGGACGACCCTGCATGGGCCCAAGACGCTACGAAGTGGATGAGCAAATTGAACGATCTGCCACTGAAGATGCCTCGATCGATGAGAAAAACCATCAAGAGCTGCACCGATGTCACCGGCTTCGGACTGGCCGGTCACTGCCTAGATATGCTTTCGAGCAAAAAGGTAAATCTGGAACTGGAATCTGAAAAATTGCCTCTGATGGACGGTGCCCTGAATCTGGCCTCCATGGGACTTCTTCCCGCAGGAGCATACACCAACAGATCCCTTTACGAGGGAAGGGTGGACGGACTGGATTCGATGGGCGAAAAAGCAGATTTCCTCTTCGATCCTCAGACCAGCGGAGGGCTTCTCCTGACCGTACCTCCCGATAAAAGTGAGGAGCTTATGGAGCTGGCAATAGAAAACGGCTTCGAGAAGGCCACGGTCATAGGACGTTTCAAAGAAGGAGACGGAAGAATCCAGATAGTTTAA
- a CDS encoding FAD-binding oxidoreductase, protein MSGNVDDFPCKITAREMVGEDILSIRVRCPSIAESIYPGQFVLLRDPSWGMDPLLMRPFAVSAVHGEDLELLIKLIGRGTSLLAERSVGDDLVVRGPMGRGFSSPKSSPIYVAGALGAAPLLFARQVFGAGRFVLGVPGEGWGPFVDHLEARCPEIEVFSDDGSIGVRGTALDGLEKGESSPIYACGPMGMMAAMVKLEPVSCQVSLESRMACGIGACCGCVIETVQGKRRVCADGPVFNLEEVVWNA, encoded by the coding sequence ATGAGCGGCAATGTCGACGATTTTCCCTGTAAGATAACGGCCAGAGAGATGGTAGGAGAGGATATATTGTCGATCAGGGTGAGGTGTCCCTCTATAGCCGAGTCCATCTATCCGGGGCAGTTCGTGCTCCTTAGGGATCCCTCCTGGGGGATGGACCCTCTATTGATGCGCCCCTTCGCCGTGTCGGCGGTACATGGAGAGGATCTTGAGTTGCTGATAAAGCTGATAGGGCGGGGAACTTCCCTTCTGGCGGAACGTTCCGTAGGCGACGATCTCGTGGTCAGAGGACCTATGGGACGTGGCTTTTCATCTCCGAAATCATCGCCTATATACGTAGCTGGAGCTTTGGGAGCCGCACCTCTTTTATTTGCCAGGCAGGTCTTCGGGGCGGGACGATTCGTCCTAGGGGTTCCCGGAGAGGGGTGGGGGCCGTTCGTGGACCATCTGGAAGCGAGGTGTCCCGAGATAGAGGTCTTCTCCGACGATGGCTCCATCGGAGTCAGGGGAACGGCTCTCGACGGTCTTGAAAAAGGGGAGTCCAGTCCGATATACGCCTGTGGGCCCATGGGAATGATGGCGGCTATGGTAAAACTGGAGCCTGTATCGTGTCAGGTAAGCCTGGAAAGTCGGATGGCCTGCGGAATCGGAGCTTGCTGTGGCTGCGTCATAGAGACGGTCCAAGGCAAGAGGCGCGTCTGTGCCGACGGCCCTGTCTTCAATTTGGAGGAGGTCGTATGGAATGCTTGA
- a CDS encoding DUF327 family protein — protein sequence MAAINRISGDRSGGVEVPLKGDGRAVSSSGGRGSSFDQTVQVMELEALFKELEDVGTKLSSVPSTVIMSRYRELVRQLLDRALKGVRLRRDLKWRRGDKRGFLVVEQTDAWLEELEQVLFRENNRTRALRLMEDIKGCLISLLF from the coding sequence TTGGCAGCTATAAATAGAATTTCCGGGGACCGTTCCGGTGGAGTGGAAGTTCCTCTGAAGGGCGACGGCCGGGCTGTTTCCTCATCAGGTGGAAGAGGCAGCTCCTTCGATCAGACTGTCCAGGTCATGGAGCTCGAGGCGCTTTTCAAGGAGCTCGAGGACGTAGGGACGAAGCTCTCCAGCGTTCCATCTACGGTTATCATGTCCAGATATAGGGAATTGGTAAGGCAACTTTTGGACAGGGCCCTTAAGGGCGTGAGGCTCCGAAGGGACCTAAAGTGGCGTAGAGGGGATAAAAGGGGTTTCCTGGTAGTCGAGCAGACCGACGCCTGGTTGGAGGAGCTGGAACAGGTGCTTTTCAGGGAGAACAATCGCACCAGAGCTCTCAGACTTATGGAGGATATAAAGGGATGTCTGATCTCTCTTCTTTTCTAG
- a CDS encoding aminopeptidase 1, producing the protein MTDKKTKKDRTKSWTRYGKVDMTESLRFLMDTVTAYKTEREWVRWLQSDLERKGSKEVRETPSLKPGDTVHMNWKGRALLAAKIGRKGLSSGVTVIASHIDSPRVDVKSRPLYEEGNLALLDCHYYGGLKKYQWTNVPLALHGEIHRGNGTSEHIVIGEDAFEPILMIPDLEPHVDRDMAKRKASETVVGEDLDAIVGHRPIEDDEMENPIKESILSLLKDRFSMEEQDFLSADLALVPAGPARFAGLDKSMVSAYGLDDRICTSMSYKAFCDMETPDKTAVFVAVDREEIGSESIGGIQGTFLDLFLLELLRSAENRSDILSLRRLYSESCAISADVTSGMNPLYKKNYVRDQQALIGNGVGMVKFTGSGGKYDGNEARGEFVASVVACLDRAEIPWQTGSFGTVDKAGGGTIAKYLARTGMDTLDMGPTLLSMHAPMEIASVADVETLYRSYIALWSDLEHASRPST; encoded by the coding sequence ATGACCGACAAAAAAACGAAAAAAGACCGCACCAAAAGCTGGACCCGATACGGCAAGGTCGACATGACAGAATCCCTAAGATTTCTTATGGACACAGTAACCGCCTATAAGACCGAGAGGGAGTGGGTACGGTGGCTCCAATCGGATCTCGAAAGAAAAGGATCCAAGGAGGTAAGAGAGACGCCCTCTCTAAAACCGGGCGATACGGTTCACATGAACTGGAAAGGACGGGCTCTTCTCGCAGCTAAGATAGGCAGAAAAGGCCTGTCCTCGGGAGTCACGGTAATTGCATCCCATATAGATTCTCCCAGGGTCGACGTAAAAAGTCGCCCTCTTTACGAGGAAGGCAACTTGGCCCTTCTCGACTGCCATTATTACGGAGGTTTGAAAAAATATCAATGGACTAACGTCCCTCTGGCCTTACACGGAGAGATCCACAGAGGTAACGGAACCTCCGAACACATCGTCATAGGAGAGGATGCGTTCGAACCGATCCTCATGATACCGGACCTGGAACCCCACGTGGACAGGGATATGGCGAAGAGGAAGGCGTCGGAGACGGTCGTGGGCGAGGACCTCGACGCCATAGTCGGCCATCGCCCTATAGAGGACGACGAGATGGAGAATCCGATCAAAGAGAGCATACTGTCTCTTTTAAAGGATCGGTTCTCCATGGAAGAGCAGGACTTTCTGTCCGCCGATCTAGCCCTCGTACCGGCGGGACCGGCTAGGTTCGCAGGGCTGGACAAGTCGATGGTTTCGGCCTACGGACTGGACGACAGGATCTGTACTTCCATGTCCTACAAGGCCTTCTGCGATATGGAGACTCCTGATAAAACAGCTGTCTTCGTAGCTGTCGACAGGGAGGAAATAGGCAGCGAAAGCATAGGTGGAATCCAGGGAACCTTTTTAGATCTATTCCTCCTGGAGCTCCTTCGATCTGCGGAGAACAGATCGGATATTCTCTCCCTAAGAAGACTCTACTCGGAAAGCTGTGCAATAAGCGCCGACGTGACCTCCGGGATGAACCCCCTCTACAAGAAGAACTACGTCAGAGATCAACAGGCTCTCATAGGAAACGGCGTGGGGATGGTCAAGTTCACCGGAAGCGGCGGAAAATACGACGGCAACGAGGCACGAGGCGAATTCGTGGCGTCGGTGGTAGCCTGCCTGGATAGAGCGGAGATTCCATGGCAGACGGGCAGCTTCGGAACGGTGGATAAAGCCGGAGGAGGAACCATCGCAAAATATCTGGCCAGGACCGGGATGGACACGTTGGATATGGGACCGACGCTCCTATCGATGCACGCCCCTATGGAGATAGCCAGCGTTGCCGACGTAGAGACGCTATATCGGTCCTACATAGCGCTGTGGAGCGATTTAGAACACGCATCTCGACCTTCCACATAG
- a CDS encoding PSP1 domain-containing protein, with protein sequence MSVYLTVFGKPRYLGIMEVDSPVLVPGEPVVIETMRGVETATVGGPISEEQTELYRKANENSPKDGAQGGEPGLQTVAFVAQASEDDIVADQENRLDEEDVLFKAKQLLGEHDLAMKIVDVEYLLDRKKLFFYFTAEQRIDFRAYVRDLAREFRTRIELRQIGVRDEAKVVRGIAPCGKPCCCSYWLHSFLPIGIKMVKEQNLALNPTKISGLCGRLMCCMSYEHHVYRDLWKKLPNPGSKIRSSRGTFILVGVDIDGENALMRTPEGAHVPISVERFADFKEAVMAGEDWQPFVAVSDQEEEKPPIEPMFAMSTSTKSVRKDKDEPSKREVRSGSSEKPSGKGASGDDGPSDKPRSSSSRRRRRKKKKPSVPSGEKTTDKSQSQKPPKDKVKQGDPETKNGGREQNSPEKGDSKPKPKRRRRRKKPGNNKNVDKNVKKDGNDVSKGGTTD encoded by the coding sequence TTGAGCGTATATTTGACGGTATTTGGTAAGCCCAGATATCTGGGCATAATGGAAGTCGACTCCCCCGTCTTGGTTCCGGGGGAGCCTGTGGTGATAGAGACTATGAGAGGCGTCGAGACCGCCACAGTAGGAGGTCCGATCTCGGAAGAGCAAACGGAGCTCTACAGAAAGGCCAACGAGAACAGCCCCAAGGACGGGGCACAGGGAGGGGAGCCGGGACTCCAGACCGTGGCTTTCGTGGCACAGGCGTCGGAGGATGATATCGTGGCGGATCAGGAAAACCGTCTGGACGAGGAAGACGTTCTTTTCAAGGCCAAACAGCTCCTGGGGGAACATGATCTGGCGATGAAGATAGTAGATGTGGAGTATCTTCTGGACAGAAAAAAACTCTTTTTCTACTTTACCGCCGAGCAGAGGATAGACTTCAGGGCCTATGTCCGCGATCTTGCCAGGGAATTTAGAACCAGGATAGAGCTTCGTCAGATAGGCGTAAGAGACGAGGCCAAGGTAGTGAGAGGGATCGCCCCCTGCGGAAAGCCCTGTTGCTGTAGCTACTGGCTGCACAGCTTCCTTCCCATCGGTATCAAGATGGTCAAGGAGCAGAACCTCGCTTTGAACCCTACCAAGATATCCGGACTTTGCGGAAGGCTGATGTGCTGTATGAGCTACGAACATCATGTCTACAGGGATCTTTGGAAGAAACTTCCCAATCCCGGCAGCAAAATACGGAGTTCCAGAGGCACCTTTATACTGGTAGGGGTGGATATAGATGGAGAAAACGCCCTTATGAGAACCCCTGAGGGAGCCCACGTTCCCATATCGGTGGAACGTTTTGCCGATTTTAAGGAAGCGGTGATGGCAGGAGAGGACTGGCAGCCCTTCGTAGCGGTTTCGGACCAGGAGGAAGAGAAGCCTCCGATCGAGCCGATGTTTGCCATGTCGACCTCCACTAAGTCGGTCCGGAAGGACAAGGACGAGCCCTCGAAAAGGGAAGTGCGCTCCGGTTCATCGGAGAAACCGTCTGGGAAAGGGGCTTCTGGAGACGACGGCCCTTCGGATAAGCCGAGAAGCTCCAGCAGCAGGAGGAGAAGGAGAAAGAAAAAGAAACCCTCGGTGCCATCTGGAGAAAAGACGACCGATAAGTCTCAAAGTCAAAAGCCCCCCAAGGATAAGGTCAAACAGGGAGATCCTGAAACCAAGAATGGAGGAAGGGAACAGAACTCCCCGGAAAAGGGAGACTCCAAACCCAAGCCCAAGCGTCGCAGGAGAAGAAAGAAACCTGGCAATAATAAAAATGTTGATAAAAACGTCAAAAAGGACGGAAACGACGTCTCCAAGGGAGGTACCACGGACTGA
- the pyrE gene encoding orotate phosphoribosyltransferase — MSQIRDKLEELMVASGAYLKGHFLLTSGKHSGHYMQCAMMLRFPDKAEFAGRSIAETLKGKSIDFVASPAIGGLIIGHEVAKALGVPFIFCERENGKMSLRRFPVPVGERFVVVEDVITTGGSAAEVGKCLSEAGCEWVDTACIVDRSGGMHCFDRDPVSLWKVSFPVYDPDECPLCSDGSKPYKPGSRQV; from the coding sequence ATGAGTCAGATAAGGGATAAACTTGAGGAGCTGATGGTGGCGTCCGGAGCGTATCTGAAGGGGCATTTCCTCCTGACATCCGGCAAGCACAGCGGCCATTATATGCAGTGCGCTATGATGCTTCGTTTTCCCGATAAGGCGGAGTTCGCCGGTCGTAGCATAGCCGAGACGCTGAAGGGAAAGTCCATCGATTTTGTCGCGTCTCCTGCTATCGGAGGGCTCATAATAGGGCACGAGGTAGCTAAAGCCCTCGGTGTTCCCTTTATCTTCTGCGAGAGGGAAAACGGAAAGATGTCACTCAGGAGGTTCCCTGTTCCTGTCGGAGAGCGGTTCGTGGTGGTGGAGGACGTCATCACCACCGGAGGCTCCGCTGCCGAGGTGGGAAAGTGCCTCTCAGAGGCTGGCTGCGAGTGGGTGGATACCGCCTGCATAGTGGACAGAAGCGGAGGAATGCACTGCTTCGATAGGGATCCCGTATCTTTATGGAAGGTCTCCTTTCCCGTGTACGATCCGGACGAATGTCCCCTCTGCTCGGACGGCAGCAAACCTTACAAACCGGGCAGTCGTCAGGTCTGA
- a CDS encoding dihydroorotate dehydrogenase, with the protein MLDLSVNIGSVPLRSPVIIASGTWGYDESLWREDLLRHVGAVCSKAITESPKDGNPGHRIWETPCGLLNSIGLQNTGIDDFVDEKVPKLKSYGVPIIANVSMEDEIGLVRMVERLVEVADCVDAIELNVSCPNVDKGCMSWGVSPVLTSQAVSMVREIWKGPLWVKMTPQAPDPEGVARAAEDSGADALVVANTWLGMAIDVDGKKAVFDRVVAGFSGPAVFPMALRLVWQVSAAVSIPVIGCGGVSSGRDLLSMIMAGATAVELGTGMFRDIRLPENILREVKAYMTKEKVEDLRSLVGIAKR; encoded by the coding sequence ATGCTTGATCTTTCGGTGAATATCGGATCGGTGCCCCTTAGATCTCCTGTGATAATAGCCTCCGGTACGTGGGGTTATGACGAATCTCTTTGGAGAGAGGACCTTCTCCGTCATGTCGGAGCCGTCTGTTCAAAGGCCATAACCGAATCGCCTAAAGACGGCAACCCCGGCCATAGAATATGGGAAACCCCCTGCGGCTTGTTGAACAGCATAGGTCTTCAAAACACCGGAATAGATGATTTCGTCGACGAAAAGGTTCCCAAGCTCAAATCTTACGGCGTTCCTATAATAGCCAACGTGTCCATGGAGGACGAGATAGGCCTCGTCCGAATGGTGGAACGACTGGTGGAGGTGGCGGACTGCGTGGACGCCATCGAGCTTAACGTGTCCTGTCCCAACGTGGACAAGGGGTGTATGTCATGGGGGGTAAGTCCTGTCCTGACGTCTCAGGCGGTGTCTATGGTACGGGAGATCTGGAAAGGGCCTCTATGGGTCAAGATGACCCCTCAAGCCCCCGATCCGGAGGGTGTGGCCAGAGCCGCCGAGGATTCCGGCGCTGATGCATTGGTCGTGGCAAATACATGGCTGGGCATGGCTATAGACGTCGACGGCAAAAAAGCGGTCTTCGACAGGGTGGTAGCGGGATTTTCCGGACCGGCGGTCTTCCCGATGGCCCTTCGCCTCGTATGGCAGGTCTCTGCAGCCGTGTCCATTCCGGTCATAGGCTGCGGCGGAGTCTCCTCCGGTCGCGATCTTCTGTCCATGATAATGGCCGGAGCTACCGCCGTAGAGCTTGGCACCGGGATGTTCAGGGATATTCGTCTTCCCGAGAATATCCTCAGAGAAGTGAAGGCCTATATGACCAAGGAAAAAGTAGAGGATTTGAGATCTCTTGTAGGAATCGCCAAAAGGTAG
- a CDS encoding SpoIVB peptidase S55 domain-containing protein produces the protein MNRFFRYLSLSLAVVALWTASPSTANVTFSPNVPTMDVEDVVPGLKGRAYTVVSGTSVKSFPVTVISVIPQSGSPSNLVLIRAEGPIIEATGGIAAGMSGSPVFIGKKLIGAIGYGWNFSDHRLGLVTPIDDMCQVFSWEDMERKFVPPVDYLLETSKASSDLDPKAERMVLSLSGIGGRSRQRLSESLDMPVVSAGSSWRGADTVEYGASLVPGSAIGVLLVWGDVTLGATGTLSALADDGRFLAFGHPFISNGAVAYPVTKAWIHHVIPSVEAPFKIGSFGPIIGTVTQDRPQAIGGQVGSFAPALDLSLRFHDRDQGKREIRRFRAVPEPFLVSRAVPAVFMGLTDGLWGRKGAGTAKLTVTFEGGGLPRGWTYTNYLFSPSDIVETMSKEVEGLVSTVALNPFRELLPLGVHFAVDVTRDPRILYVDSIRLDGDTYSPGDTVTVSVDLRPYRGKSRTREFSLIVPEKAVGSCRVAVRGGGLGEPDGGEMGDMDRSISSLPELLGELDDRERNNEVVIELIYQDMGAEMPEDFRSPRSLEFPGEIRRRKIKEGSMRVYRSDYYVDGSLQKSFVVVPEGKEGEGVSKETE, from the coding sequence ATGAACCGCTTCTTCAGATATCTGTCTCTGTCTCTTGCCGTAGTCGCTCTATGGACAGCATCTCCTTCCACGGCAAACGTTACGTTTTCTCCGAATGTACCTACCATGGACGTCGAAGACGTGGTTCCCGGTCTTAAGGGAAGGGCCTACACCGTCGTCTCCGGGACTTCCGTGAAATCATTTCCCGTTACGGTGATAAGCGTGATTCCCCAGAGCGGATCCCCTTCTAATCTTGTTCTTATTCGGGCTGAGGGGCCGATAATCGAGGCCACCGGTGGAATCGCCGCCGGCATGAGCGGGAGCCCTGTCTTCATCGGTAAAAAACTGATAGGGGCCATTGGTTACGGATGGAACTTCAGCGATCACAGGCTTGGCTTGGTGACCCCGATAGATGATATGTGCCAGGTCTTCTCCTGGGAGGACATGGAGAGAAAGTTCGTGCCTCCCGTCGACTATCTATTAGAGACGAGCAAGGCTTCGTCGGATTTGGACCCCAAGGCGGAGAGGATGGTACTTTCCCTGTCAGGGATAGGAGGGCGATCTCGTCAGAGGTTGTCCGAATCCTTGGATATGCCTGTGGTATCGGCGGGATCTTCCTGGAGGGGGGCAGATACCGTGGAATACGGGGCCTCTCTGGTTCCAGGAAGCGCTATAGGGGTGCTTCTGGTATGGGGGGATGTCACCCTAGGTGCCACCGGAACCCTTTCCGCCTTGGCGGACGACGGTCGTTTCCTGGCCTTCGGCCATCCGTTCATCTCCAACGGGGCGGTGGCCTATCCAGTGACCAAGGCCTGGATACACCACGTCATACCGAGCGTCGAAGCACCCTTCAAGATCGGCTCATTCGGTCCCATAATAGGAACTGTGACCCAAGATAGACCTCAGGCCATTGGAGGACAGGTGGGCTCCTTTGCGCCTGCTCTGGATCTTTCTCTCCGTTTTCACGACAGAGATCAGGGGAAGAGGGAGATACGCCGTTTCAGAGCGGTCCCTGAGCCGTTTTTGGTCTCCAGAGCCGTTCCTGCCGTGTTCATGGGGTTGACCGACGGTCTCTGGGGCAGAAAAGGAGCGGGCACAGCCAAGTTGACCGTAACCTTCGAGGGAGGAGGGCTCCCGAGAGGTTGGACCTACACAAATTACCTGTTCTCTCCGTCCGATATAGTGGAGACAATGTCCAAGGAGGTCGAGGGGTTGGTGTCCACGGTGGCCTTGAATCCCTTCAGAGAGCTTCTGCCCCTGGGGGTCCATTTTGCGGTGGATGTTACCAGAGATCCCCGTATCCTATATGTCGACTCCATAAGACTGGACGGCGATACCTACAGCCCGGGGGACACCGTCACTGTATCGGTCGATCTAAGACCCTACAGAGGCAAATCCAGGACCAGAGAGTTCTCCCTTATAGTTCCGGAAAAAGCAGTCGGTTCATGCAGGGTAGCCGTCAGGGGCGGCGGTCTGGGAGAGCCCGACGGCGGTGAGATGGGGGATATGGATCGCTCGATATCCAGCCTTCCCGAGCTGTTAGGCGAGTTGGACGATAGGGAGAGGAATAACGAGGTCGTGATAGAGTTGATCTATCAGGACATGGGGGCCGAGATGCCCGAGGACTTCCGTTCTCCCCGGTCGCTGGAGTTCCCCGGCGAGATAAGACGGCGTAAGATAAAAGAGGGCTCGATGAGGGTCTATCGTTCGGATTATTATGTCGACGGAAGTCTTCAGAAAAGCTTCGTTGTGGTTCCTGAAGGCAAGGAAGGCGAAGGAGTTTCTAAGGAAACGGAGTAA